A region from the Pelagovum pacificum genome encodes:
- a CDS encoding SGNH/GDSL hydrolase family protein, giving the protein MAEVTTTISLLPATAQIHEDGYSGIMQAWAAALPNHSAEINAVSAEINVVAAEINVQAQAALAAGRWYEDVDTGMSETSSGETFSTTNKAGEFELYLNNDDDDLLLGTFPTQTALLATQSAVETAQVAAETARDLAETYAGAVDRATSVAGLVDPSTVANGAHAIVSGSGDPDIDGLYEEQSDTWVRIGDTGLASKLAQAAFNRFSAGYGDFQGAGDTVPIVATTRGDGTGLAILFGFNRVLGRLVGEGIPDEPVQDTIDSSFPGHALYNGEGPIIPIVGNSDSGIILGYDLSTDKLVGAGLAASSSSPQRERRDKTVPTADMLQAMVYGQSWSLGTGSDGPLTTVQPYNNITFSSGPVTGSSGTTSKALVEGANESPCSIIANMAYSYGLSLGAFGDEQVFFASSAGQGSREIDELDADSTRWELVQDQLTDAGTIAANAGDTHKIAAMCWIQGQADIASPVTPQETYYGLFTAMADDFAAEATGQTGQTESPVILYTQTARLTSSRDQVALAQLQADGYGDIMYLVTPEYFLPFSDDDLHPTEVGHRWYGAYLGRALAEVLAGYEPQRLKPLGAITHGAEVHIRFKVPRGPLVFDTSNMEPMTNHGFQVKDDGSTVSIASLRIRDDKVVIRLADAPTGPVTVSYALSESQSWVGAEQVSGGNLRDSSADTVLISGVRRPLFNWSPHFAFTAPISEE; this is encoded by the coding sequence ATGGCTGAAGTTACAACGACGATTTCCCTGCTGCCGGCGACGGCTCAGATCCACGAAGACGGCTACTCAGGCATCATGCAGGCCTGGGCGGCAGCCCTTCCGAACCACAGCGCCGAGATCAACGCGGTTAGCGCCGAGATCAACGTGGTGGCCGCAGAAATCAACGTTCAGGCCCAGGCCGCGCTTGCCGCCGGCCGCTGGTATGAGGATGTCGACACTGGTATGTCCGAAACCTCGTCCGGCGAGACCTTTTCGACCACCAACAAGGCCGGTGAGTTCGAGCTTTACCTGAACAACGACGATGACGATCTTCTGCTCGGAACCTTCCCGACGCAGACCGCGCTACTCGCAACACAAAGCGCTGTCGAGACTGCACAGGTTGCCGCCGAAACCGCCCGTGACCTTGCCGAAACCTATGCTGGTGCGGTCGATCGGGCCACTTCGGTTGCGGGTTTGGTCGATCCGTCTACCGTTGCCAATGGTGCGCACGCCATCGTTTCCGGGAGCGGCGACCCAGACATCGACGGTCTCTATGAAGAACAGTCGGATACTTGGGTGCGCATTGGAGACACCGGCCTCGCCAGCAAACTTGCTCAGGCCGCCTTCAACCGGTTCTCGGCTGGATACGGTGACTTTCAAGGTGCCGGAGATACAGTGCCTATCGTGGCAACCACGCGAGGCGATGGCACAGGACTCGCTATCCTATTCGGGTTCAACAGGGTCTTGGGGCGACTGGTCGGCGAAGGTATCCCCGACGAGCCTGTGCAGGACACCATCGACTCGAGCTTTCCTGGACACGCCCTCTACAACGGGGAAGGCCCGATCATCCCCATCGTCGGCAACTCCGACTCTGGAATCATCTTGGGTTACGATCTTTCGACGGACAAGCTGGTGGGGGCGGGTCTCGCCGCGTCTTCGAGTTCGCCGCAACGCGAGCGCCGCGACAAGACGGTTCCGACTGCCGATATGCTTCAGGCTATGGTCTACGGTCAGTCGTGGAGCCTTGGCACCGGCTCGGACGGCCCGCTCACGACCGTTCAGCCCTACAACAACATCACGTTCTCCAGCGGTCCGGTGACCGGCTCGTCAGGCACCACGTCCAAGGCGCTTGTCGAGGGCGCAAACGAGAGCCCGTGTTCGATCATCGCCAACATGGCCTATTCCTACGGTCTCAGCCTTGGCGCTTTCGGAGACGAGCAGGTGTTCTTTGCGTCGTCTGCGGGGCAGGGGTCGCGAGAGATCGACGAGCTCGACGCGGACAGCACCCGCTGGGAGCTCGTGCAGGACCAGCTGACCGACGCGGGCACCATTGCCGCCAACGCGGGAGACACCCACAAGATCGCTGCGATGTGCTGGATCCAGGGCCAGGCGGACATCGCCAGTCCGGTGACGCCGCAGGAAACCTACTACGGCCTGTTCACGGCGATGGCCGACGATTTCGCGGCGGAGGCGACGGGGCAGACCGGGCAGACCGAAAGCCCGGTGATCCTCTACACCCAGACGGCACGGCTCACGTCTTCCCGCGATCAGGTCGCGCTCGCACAGCTCCAGGCCGACGGCTACGGCGACATCATGTATCTTGTGACGCCGGAGTATTTCCTGCCGTTCAGCGACGATGATCTGCACCCTACGGAAGTCGGCCACCGCTGGTATGGGGCATATCTCGGCCGCGCGCTGGCGGAAGTGCTGGCGGGCTACGAGCCGCAGCGTCTCAAGCCTCTAGGTGCGATCACCCACGGCGCGGAGGTCCACATTCGCTTCAAGGTGCCGCGCGGCCCGCTGGTCTTCGACACGTCGAATATGGAGCCGATGACCAATCACGGGTTCCAAGTGAAAGACGACGGCAGCACGGTTTCGATCGCAAGCCTGCGCATTCGCGACGACAAGGTGGTCATTCGTTTGGCTGATGCCCCGACTGGTCCGGTAACCGTCTCCTACGCGCTCTCGGAAAGCCAGTCGTGGGTTGGCGCCGAGCAGGTCTCCGGGGGCAACCTTCGCGACAGCTCTGCCGATACCGTGCTGATCTCCGGCGTCAGGCGGCCGCTCTTCAACTGGTCCCCCCACTTCGCCTTCACCGCGCCCATCTCCGAGGAGTAG
- a CDS encoding SEC-C domain-containing protein, translating to MARNFKEWARGIQDPSPEDPEFESIFSNLLAPGANALTIPILPSKTSLAGYCYWNVESCCDKLGGKLIFGWQVTTIKRFFVQAVHHAVWEAPDGRLIDPTPKLAASPHSGTFCPDGSDLNFHAFDRFPKRVWAVKHQDAQEWKRYDLMYDRLRIEQVKFGTASNKLSDFERLDRPKWKKAEQRMLHRASRRGEECLCGSGKSYGRCHGL from the coding sequence GTGGCGCGAAATTTCAAAGAGTGGGCCCGCGGGATTCAAGACCCATCGCCGGAAGACCCGGAATTCGAGTCTATCTTCTCGAACTTACTTGCGCCGGGAGCGAACGCGCTCACGATCCCGATCTTACCGAGCAAGACATCGCTTGCTGGCTATTGCTATTGGAACGTTGAAAGTTGCTGTGATAAACTCGGCGGAAAATTAATTTTTGGTTGGCAAGTTACAACTATTAAGAGGTTTTTCGTGCAAGCCGTGCACCACGCAGTCTGGGAAGCGCCGGATGGCAGATTAATTGACCCGACGCCCAAACTTGCTGCGAGCCCTCACAGCGGTACGTTTTGCCCGGACGGATCTGATCTGAATTTCCACGCCTTTGATCGTTTCCCAAAGAGAGTTTGGGCAGTCAAACATCAGGACGCACAAGAATGGAAGAGATACGATCTGATGTATGACCGCCTACGCATTGAGCAAGTAAAGTTTGGTACCGCTTCGAACAAACTCTCTGATTTTGAAAGGCTAGATCGCCCGAAGTGGAAAAAAGCTGAGCAGAGAATGCTTCACCGTGCATCACGTAGGGGAGAAGAGTGTCTGTGTGGTTCCGGTAAATCGTATGGCCGCTGTCACGGTCTGTGA
- a CDS encoding lysozyme, whose translation MRFVPNSRTIIARAHSMWAFYLGLLFIWLPEIIYLAAGIDTNPRVWFILGTVAILYGIVGRLLDQSIDRSKVESPAWIAGLAVLVVGAVLWSDIRTPAPEPRLEPLPVSQTAESATMGVAVPLVARWEGLRTEAYLDPVGVPTICYGHTSGVRLGDRMSESQCQALLDTELRDYRASLHHYFTPQTISGRLTPYRDAAYTSFAYNVGTAGAGGSTATRRLNAGDIAGGCEALTWWNKAGGRVMRGLVNRRAEERDLCLRGLGTRT comes from the coding sequence ATGCGCTTCGTTCCCAACTCCCGCACGATCATCGCCCGCGCTCACTCGATGTGGGCGTTCTACCTCGGCCTGCTGTTCATCTGGTTGCCCGAGATCATCTACCTCGCCGCCGGCATCGACACGAACCCGCGCGTCTGGTTCATCCTCGGCACGGTCGCGATCCTCTACGGCATCGTCGGCCGGTTGCTCGACCAGTCGATCGACCGCTCGAAGGTCGAAAGCCCGGCATGGATCGCTGGCCTGGCTGTGCTCGTGGTCGGCGCGGTCCTCTGGTCCGACATCCGGACGCCGGCGCCTGAACCGCGCCTCGAGCCGCTCCCGGTCAGCCAGACGGCCGAGTCCGCCACGATGGGCGTCGCCGTCCCGCTGGTCGCCCGGTGGGAGGGGCTGCGCACCGAGGCCTACCTCGACCCCGTCGGCGTCCCGACCATCTGCTACGGGCACACCAGCGGCGTCCGGCTCGGTGACCGCATGAGCGAGAGCCAGTGCCAGGCTCTGCTCGACACGGAACTCCGCGACTACCGGGCAAGCCTGCACCACTACTTCACGCCGCAGACCATTTCCGGCCGCCTGACGCCGTACCGGGACGCCGCCTACACCTCGTTTGCCTACAATGTCGGGACGGCGGGGGCAGGGGGCTCCACCGCGACCAGGCGGCTCAATGCGGGCGACATCGCCGGCGGCTGTGAGGCGCTGACCTGGTGGAACAAGGCTGGCGGGCGCGTGATGCGCGGCCTCGTCAATCGTCGGGCCGAAGAGCGCGATCTCTGCCTTCGCGGCCTCGGGACCCGGACATGA